The Mycolicibacterium aichiense region CACCATGTCGGACCACCTCGACTACTTCGCTTTCGAAACGCTCTGGAAGGCAGACCCCATCGGGGCCTCTCGTCTTCCCCTCTGAGAGGCTTAGATGACTGACTACCCAGGCGCGGCAGTAGAAGCTGCCGACGCCGACGGCGCATTCCAAATCGGCGGTGGCTCCTACAACTTCGGCCAGAAGTACAACGAGCAGATCATACGCTCGATGTTCTCGATCCCTGCACCGACCCCCGGCACCGCACTGAACCTCCTTCGGCAGCAACTAGAACGGCTGCCGTTGGACGTTCTGCGGCAGTTCCAATCACTCCTCCCGGCTCCCCCGGACGCGTGGAACTCAGTCCAAGGCGCGGTCAACGCGATCACCAACGCGCTCACCGACGTGGCGAAGTTCCTCGGCATCGACCAGTGGGACGACTGGCTCCTCAACGTATTCAACCACCTGTCAACGGAACTCAGGCAGATGATCGACATCCTCGGTGGTGCGATCGTCACGCCTATCAACGCCGCCGTCGCGGCGGTGCAGGACTGGTGGGTCAGCGTCAACGTCTACGGACAGAACCTGACCGTGCTGATCCAGAAGCTGCTGGCCAACCCGGCAGAGGTCATCGGCTCGATCCCGCAGACTCTGGTCAACGGTCTCAGCGGAGCCCTGGGCAACCTGCAGTCGATGATCAACCAGTTCGGCGACATCGTCAACGGACTCGTAGTCACGCCAATCACCCAGGCAGTGGCCAACTTCCAGAACTGGTTCCTCAACCTGATCGGCTTTCAGCGCGAGACCTCGAGCACGCAGATCAACCTGCAGAACTTCGCCATCTCGGCGGTCACCTCGACAGCGCGGAACCCCACCTGGGTCTGCCGCTACCCGATCGGTGACGTGGTCTACCCGGAGTACATGAACGCCCAGTACGAGGTGTACGGCTTCACCGACGGCCAGTCGGCCGGCACGGCGCACACCCACACGCTGAGCTTGAACAACCGTGCGTACTCCGACGCCGCAGGTTGGTCGGTGCTCCAGAACCAGTCTCGTGGCTCGTACATCACGATCTCGAACTCGACGGTCATCGACACGATGGGCATGATGCTCTGGAAAGAGGGCACTACCGCCCTCAACAACGTCTTCATGGAGCTGTTCCGGGAGAACGTAGATGGCAGCATTACTCGCCTTGTCTCCGTTGACGTTTCGTCGCTGATCACCACGAGCACGACCTATGTCGAGACGAGCATCCCCGGCCAGATCGTCCAGGCCGGTGAGCGCTACCTGATCCGTCTCCGGAACGCGTCTACCACGAACCCGATCGTCAGGTCGGTGTCCATGACGCTGACCGACGCGATGGTTCAGGGCCAGTTCTACACCAGCACGGCGGCAACTAGCGGCAAGTCCAGCTACACCGCTGCTGAGTGCTCCACTGCCCGTGGCGCTTCCATGATCTCCCCCTGGGGGCTTCTGGCTGCGAAGAACCTGCCGCTGACCGACCAGTCGTTCTCCGACGACTTCAACCGCTCCGCGATGGGCGGTCTGTGGTCGCTGATCACCGTCATCGCTGCGGGATCCGCTGGCCCGCAGAAGAACCTCGCGATCGTCAACGGGAAGTGCGTCAGCACCGGCTCGATCACCGACGGTGGGGCTCTCTTCAAGGGAACGCAGAGCGCGGTGTACGTCCGACCGACGAACGGCGATGCTCAGCGAGTCGACGGAAACGTCTACCCCGCAACCTCATCCCAGTTCCACTCCGGGCTGGCGATGCACTGCTCCCGAGACGGCTCCCAGGCCGTCGTCCTGGCCGTAGCCAACAACCGCGTGGCTATCTGGACGGGATCCCTGACTGCGGTCTCCATGACCGAGCGGAAGGCCGTAGCAGGCGGCGGTGCAGGTCTCTACTCGATGTACTACGACGCGCCTCGGAACACCTACGTGGTGCTCAAGAACGGCGAGCCGATCGGTCTCGAGTGGACTGACACTGACAACGTCGTTCAGCACGGTCGCGACTTCCGCTACGGCGGCGTGCGACACGGCAGGGAACTGGGCCTCGGCTCCGGACCCATCGACAACTGGACGCTCCGTGACTGGCAGCCTCCGATGTCCGACGAAGCTGCTGCGGCAGTAGCGTAAGAAAGTCCCCCTCTTCGGAGGGGGCTTTTTTGCGTTTAGCGGTACCGGTCCGACATCTTCCACCAGCAGTACGTCCACGCGAAGCAGAAGAGGAACAGGATGCCCGAGATCGTCGCCTGGGACTCGTAGTACGCCCAGCCGAAGAACGCCGTCGGTAGCGCCGACAGACCGGCGAGAAACAGGAACAAGGGGTTCCGGTCCTTCGGCTTCTCAGCGACCGCCTGAGAGGGCGCTGGCCCCTGCTGTGCCCCGCTGAAGTTTGGTGTCCACTGCTCGCCGTCGAACCACCTGAGCCCCGGTATGCCGTTCGGATCCGGATACCAACCCGGTTGCACCGGTCGGTCGTACATAGATCTCCCCCTGTGAGAGTGCTGTGAGCTACCCATCGTAGCTTCGATCGAAGTAGCTGCGCTCGCCCTTCCGACAGAGCAGGTACCTCAGGCCCGCGTCGAGATAGAGCTGCCTCCGCTCGCTCTCGTCGGCGGCTTTCCATGCGTCAGCTTTCGTCTGGCCGGTCTCCTCGATCGCCCACCCCGCTGCGCGGCTTGGAGTGGCCGCGAGCTGGTCGCGCTTGGCTACCTGGGCCTTCATCCTCTCCAGCCACATCCGCTCGTCCTCAGGAGTCGTCAGGAGGCCGGCGTCGGACTCCATCCTCAGCCGCTCGATGGTCGCGTTGACTTGCTCCAGCTCGGCACTGCGATCCTCCCCCGGCACGAACACCTTGCGGGTCATCGGCTCATCGCCACGGAAGTAGGTGAACTCGTGGGCAAGCTGAAAGTCCACGTCCTCGGCCTTGGCCGTCACGCCGTTGCAGTTGAGCGGAGTCCGACCACAGCGGTAGTAGCGATAGTCCTCGCCCCCGCTCCGATTCTTCGTGTGCTGCTGGGCCAGGGACGCCCCGCAGATGCCCTCGGTGACACCGCACGCTGGACAGCCGGTGCATCCGCAGAAGGCCACCCCGAGGACTGGGTTCGCGCTCCTGCTCGGGTTGCGCCGCCCGATCTTCCGGAGCTGGGCAGCCTTCTGGATCTGCGCCCAGGTGGCGTCATCGAACGTCGGCGGAGCCATCCGGATCGGATCCCCCTCGGAGTCGAGCACAGTCCTCGCGTGCTTGCCTCGCCCAGTCATCTTGAAGCCCTGTGTACGTGGAGAGGTCAGCCCGTCGATGACGACGTTGACGTTCCACGGACGAGCCTTCGGTGGTTTGCCAGCAGCCGCCCGAGCGCGGTCCATGTTGGTGAGCACACCCTGCTCGTTGAGCCACGCCGCGATGCGGATGAAGCTCCAGCCGTCCAGCAGACGGCGAGCCATCTCGTGCAGCAGCTCCTTGCCGACCTCGTCGGTAGCTAGACCCCTACCCTTACCGCTCGGATGATCGACCACCTTGAACCCGAGAGGCGGTACTCCGGAGGCCCAGCGGTCCATGCCGCGCAGTGCCCGGTGGCTGTCCTGAGCCCTCGTCTTGAAGCGGTTCAGCTCGAGCTGCGCGAAGAACGATCCGAGGTAGACGAACAGCTCGGCCATCATCTCGTCAATACCCTTCACGGCTCCTGGCCGCTTGGGTCTGTAGTCCAGCGTCAGCCCGTCGTCGGCGAACGCCACGACCTTGTGCTGCTCCTCAGCCCACCTTGCGAAGTCGACGCAGTGCCGGGTAGACCGGAAAGCGCGGTCCATCTTCGACCAGACGATCACGTCCCACTGCGCTGCGCCCTCAGGCGTCAGCCACGGCCCGAGGTCTGGCCGGTCTTCCGGACGCTTCTCGGCAGAGACACCGAGATCCTCGAAGGTCCCAACGATGTTGTAGCCCTTGGAGATTGCCCAGTTAGTCGCAGTCTCGATCTGAGCGAGATGCGAGACCTTCTGAGGCCCTTGGACTACCGAGACTCGTGCCCCGACCAGGGCTCTTGGCGCTGAACTCATTTTGTAAGTGTATCGGAACCTGCTGATCCAGCAGCATGCCGGTCAGCAGGGCGAACGGATCCTCACTCAACAGGTCGTCGGACGCGGGATCTCCGGTGAGCTGCAATCTCGCCATGGCCGACAGTCTAGGACGACGATCGGATCGGTTCGGGTATCTGCGCCGCTGCGGTGTGCAATCGTGAACGCATGAGACGGGTGATTGCTCCTGCGGTCGCGGCGGTCGCGACCGCTCTCGCCTTGGCCGGCACCGCGCACGCGATACCGGATCAGGGCACCCCCGAATTCGACCTGTACATGCAGGGCCTGGCCCGCAACGGCTACAACCTGAATCCCGACACCGCGTGGCGCGTCGCGCATCAGGCGTGCATCGGCGGCATACCGGGATACATCGGTCTTGAGCTGGCGGCGCAAGGCGTGATCGGCCCCGGAGCGCAGGAGCGGGTGTTCGACGTAGCCCGGAAGTACGCCTGCCCCGTCCAGTAGGCGAGGCGCCGAGATGTCGGGTGCGGTAGCGCTCGCGCTGGCGGTCGCGCTCGCCGCGGTCGCATTGATCGTCGGCGCGATCGCCGTGCTGACCCGCAGCGTGGTCACCACACCGGCCGAACGGACGGTGCACGCCGCGCTGCACACCGCCTCGCTGGCGGCACGCTCACTGCGCAAGGGTTTGGACGCCGACTCCGCGACCGGCGCCGCCCCGCACCTGCGCGGCCTCACCGGCTCGGACGGCGTCGCGCTCTACGACGGCGACACCGGTCTGCTGGCACTCGATCCGCTCGGTGACGCGCTGTGGACGCCGGCCATCCTCGAGGTCTGTCACCACACCGCCCGGGACGCGATCTCCGGCCAGCGCCGAGTGCTCGCCCGCGACCAGACCCCCGCCGTGGTGGCCCAGCCGCTGCTCGACGACGACGGCACGGTGATCGGTGTGCTCGTCGTGGTCAACACCGCCGAACCCTCGCCCGGCATGCTGGGTGCGGTCGCCGAGGTGGCGCGCTACGCCGCCAGCCAGCTCGAGCTGGCCGAACTCGACGCGTCGCGGGCCCGGCTCGACCGGGCCGAAGTGCTCGCGCTGCGCGCCCAGATCAGCCCGCACTTCATCTACAACGCGCTCAACACGATTGCCTCGTTCGTCCGCACCGATCCCGACCGGGCCCGCGACCTCATCCTGGAGTTCGCCGACTTCACCCGCTACTCGTTCCGCTCCGCGGGCCCCTACACGGTGCTGGCCGATGAGCTGCGCAACATCGATCGCTACCTGACTCTCGAACGTGCCCGGTTCGGGCCCAACCTGTCGGTGACCCTGCAGATCGCACCCGAGGTATTGACCGTCGTTGTGCCGTTCCTGGCATTGCAGCCGCTGGTCGAGAACGCGGTGCGCCATGGCCTGGCCGGGCGGCAGGGCGGATCGATCGAAATCATCGCTCACAACGAGGGTTCCGACTGCGTCATCAGCGTGGAGGACGACGGCGTCGGCATGGATCCGGACGCCCTGCGCTCCGGGCACGGCGACGTCCTCGGCGACGGCGAGCAGACCGCCCACGTCGGGCTGAGCAATGTCGACCATCGCCTGCGCGCGGCGTTCGGCAACGACTACGGTCTGGTGGTCGAGACCGCCCCGGGAGCGGGCACGAAGGTGATCATGCGAGTGCCGAAGTTTCGCGCGGGCGTCCACGTCTAGGAGGTGAAGTGGCAGTGCAGCTCTGGGTGTTGGCGGTCGACGACGAAGCCCCGGCGCTCGACGAGCTCACCTACCTGCTCGGCGAGCATCCCGATGTCGCCGAGGTGACCGGCGCCGGCGACTCCACGTCCGCGTTGCGCATCATCAACGAACGCACCGTGGATGCGATCTTCCTGGACATCAACATGCCGGGGCTCTCGGGCCTCGAATTGGCCAGTGTGCTCGGCAATTTCGCGCACCCGCCCGCCGTCGTGTTCGTCACCGCGCATGACGACAAGGCGCTGGCCGCTTTCGAGGTCGGCGCGCTGGACTATCTGCTCAAGCCGATCCGCAAGGAGCGCCTCGACGAGGCGGTCCGGCGAGTGGTGTCCGCGCGCGCCGCGGAGCCGGCCCCTCCTGCCGACGAGCCGCAGGCCGACACCATCCCGGTCGAGCTCGGCGGGGTGACCCAGCTGGTGCGTTGCGACACCATCGGCTGGGTCGAGGCCGAAGGCGACTACGCCCGCCTGCACGCCGCCTCCGGCTCGCATCTGGTGCGAATTCCGTTGAGCACCTTGGAGGATCGCTGGCGCAGCCGCGGGTTCCAGCGGGTGCACAGGTCCTATCTCGTCGCACTGAACATGGTGACCGGGCTGCGCACCTCCGGCGCCTCGACGATGGTGCGACTGCGCGCCAACGGGGCCTCGGCACCGGTCGAGCTTCCGGTCAGCCGCCGCCAGGCCCGCGAACTGCGCGACCGGCTGATCCGTGATCCGATGCGGACCTTCCGGCCGGGGACCGCCGATGACTAGGCCGGCTCGCCCGCAGCGCGAGCGCGTCGTGCTGGCCCACCGGCGCGGCAGCCGCCTGGTGCACACCCGGGTGGAGGTGCAGGAGCAGACCGAGGTCGGCGACGCGCTGGTGCGCGGACTGGTGCGGGCCCAGCTCGGGCTGGCGCTGCGACTGGCCGCGGTGGTGGCCGGCGGCATGGCGGCGCTGCCGTTGATCAACGCGGTGTTCCCAGAGTTGTCGAATGCCAGCGTGTTCGGGATGCGGCTGAACTGGCTGACCCTGGCAATCCTGGTCTACCCGGCTCTCTACGGCATCGGTCGGCTCTTCATCCGGCTCGCCGAACAAGGCGAACGCGACTTCATGGGCGTCGTCGACGATGAGAGTCCGCCGTGAGCGGATCGACGGCGACGGCCCTGACCGCGGGCGGCCTGCTCGCCGCCGCGGTGGCGACGGTGGCCGTCGGCGCCTACGGAATTCGGCTGTCGCGCACCACATCGGACTTCCTGGTGGCGTCGCGCACCGTGGGCCCACGCTGGAATGCCGCCGCGATCTCGGGTGAATACCTTTCGGCGGCCTCGTTTCTCGGGGTCGCCGGGCTGATCGCCAAGTACGGTGCCGACGCGCTGTGGTATCCGGTCGGCTTCACCGCGGGCTACCTGGGTCTGCTGCTGTTCGTCTCCGCTCCCCTGCGTCGCTCCGGCGCCTACACCGTGCCGGACTTCGCGGAGTTCCGGCTCGGTTCACCGAGGGTGCGCCGGGTCGCGATGCTCGTCGTCGTCACCGTCTGCATCTTCTATCTCGTTCCCCAGTATCAGGGTGCCGGACTTGCGCTGAAAACCCTTCTTGGCGTGCCTGTTTGGATCGGGCCGCTCGCGGTCGGCGGGATCGTGATCGCCAATGTCGTCGGTGGCGGCATGCGCTCGATCACGTTCGTCCAGGCCTTCCAGTACTGGCTGAAGCTGACCGCGGTCGCGGTGCCGGCCCTGGCTCTGCTCATACACTTCGGGCACGAACACCCCGCACTCGGCGGCCCGCTCCCACCCACCGTGGACCAGCCGACCGCCGTCAGCATCGACACCGACGTGGTCGTCACGGTCGCCGACCCGGCCGGTGTCACGGTGTCCGGCCCGACGCACAGCGGTGCCCTGCACAGTCCCGGCCAGTACAGCCTGCAGAAGGGCACCACCCTGACGCTGGCCGCCGGAGCCCAGACCCCCGTCGTCGTCGGCGCACCCGCCAGCGGCTCGGCGTGGATCGTCAGCGGCGGCGGACTGGGCGGCAAACATCCGCTCTACCAAGTGTTTTCCATCATGGTGGCAACATTCCTCGGCGCGATGGGACTCCCCCATGTGCTGGTCCGCTTCTATACCAACCCCGACGGACGCGCCGCACGCCGCACCGCTCTGAGCGTGATCGCCCTACTGTCGTTGTTCTATCTGTTCCCGGTGCTGCTCGGAGTGTTCGCCCGGCTGTACGTGCCCCAGCTACTGATCACCGGCAAGGCCGATGCGTCGGTGCTGCTGCTGCCGTCGGCAACCATCGCCGGGCTACCCGGGGAACTGCTCGGCGCGCTGGTCGCGGCCGGCGCGATCGCGGCCTTCCTGGCGACCTCGTCCGGTCTGCTGGTCAGCATCGCCGGCGCGCTGTCCACCGATGTGCTGCGCGGGCGGGTCCGCGACTTCCGGATCGTGGCGCTGATAGCCGGCCTCATCCCGATCCCGCTCTCGCTCGTCGCGCCGGTTCTGGAACTGTCGCGCGGTGTCGGTCTGGCGTTCGCCGTCGCGGCGTCCACACTGTGCCCGCTGCTGGTTCTCGGTATCTGGTGGCGCGGGCTGACCGCGACCGGGGCGATCGCCGGGCTGGTGGTCGGCGCACTGGCATCGGGTCTGGCCATTCTCATCTCGATCACCGGCTGGGTCGACGACGACGTGCTCGGCGGCTGGCTGACAACGCTGATCGGCTACCCCGCCGCCATCACCGTTCCGCTGGCGTTCGCGACGATGGTGCTCGTCAGCCGCGTCACCCGGAGCGACGTGCCCCCCGATGTGGCGCGCATCTTCGCGCGCATGCATGTACCGGAGCGGCTCGGCATGGGGCTGGAACGAGTCCCCCGCGGCTGAGCGGACCGTTCAGCGCCGAGCGCCAACCGTTCAACGCATCGTCCGCGCGCGCTCTAGGACTGTGATGCACCTCTCAATAGCCTGTGAACACGACCGGAGTTCACACCTTTTCGAGCTGAGGAGCACGCGGTGTCCACAACCGACCTGCCGCCACGGGAGACCCATCCCAGCGGGGCCCAATACCTGGCCATGCAGGCCAGCCCGGAGTTCCAGGAGCTGCGCCGCACACTGCGCCGCTTCGTGTTTCCCACCACGGCGTTCTTCCTGATCTGGTACGCCACCTATGTGCTGCTGGGCGCCTTCGCCCACGACTTCATGGCCGTCAAGGTGTGGGGCAACATCAACGTCGGACTGCTCATCGGTCTGGGCCAGTTCGTGACGACATTCCTCATCACGGGCTTGTATGTGCGGTTCGCCAATCGGGAGCTCGACCCGCGCGCCGAGGCCATCCGCACCGAGATGGAAGGCGCGGCCAAGTGAGCACCACCGTCTTGGCCGAGGCAGCCCGAATCGGCAATCCGGTCGTCAACATCAGCATCTTCGTGGCCTTCGTGCTCATCACGTTGTTCATCGTGATCCGCGCCGGTCGCACCAACACCAACGCCACCGAGTTCTTCACCGGTGGCCGGGCGTTCTCCGGACCGCAGAACGGCATCGCCATCGCCGGCGACTATCTTTCTGCGGCAAGCTTTCTCGGCATCGCGGGCGCTATCGCGGTGTATGGCTATGACGGCTTCCTCTATTCGATCGGCTTCCTGGTCGCGTGGCTGGTCGCCCTGCTGCTGGTCGCTGAATTGCTGCGCAACACAGGCAAATTCACAATGGCCGACGTGCTGAGCTTCCGGCTCAAGCAGCGGCCGGTGCGGGTGGCCGCGGCCACCTCGACGCTGACGGTGTCGCTGTTCTATCTGCTGGCCCAGATGGCCGGCGCCGGTGGCCTGGTCGCGCTGTTGCTCGACGTCCACGGCCGCACCGCCCAGTCCTTCGTGATCGCGGTGGTCGGTGTGCTGATGATCGTCTACGTGCTGGTCGGCGGCATGAAGGGCACCACGTGGGTGCAGATCATCAAGGCCGTCCTGCTGATCGCGGGTGCGGCAATCATGACGGCCATGGTGCTGGTCAAGTTCGGTCTGAACTTCTCCGACATCCTGGGTTCGGCGCAGCAGATGGTGCATGACGCCACCACCAAGGGCGTCGCCAGCCGCGACGTGCTGGCTCCCGGTGCCCAGTACGGCGCCAACACCACCTCGAAGATCAACCTGCTGTCGCTGGGTCTGGCGCTGGTGCTCGGCACTGCGGGCCTGCCGCACGTGCTGATGCGCTTCTACACGGTGCCGACCGCGAAAGAGGCTCGGCGGTCGGTGGTGTGGGCGATCGGCCTGATCGGTGCGTTCTATCTGTTCACCCTGGCGCTGGGCTACGGCGCGGCGGCGATGGTGGGGCCGGACAAGATCCTGGCCGCCCCGGGCGGGCAGAACTCGGCCGCCCCGTTGTTGGCCTTCGAGCTCGGCGGGGTGATTTTGCTCGGCGTCATCTCCGCGGTCGCATTCGCCACCATCTTGGCCGTGGTCGCCGGTCTGACCATCACTGCGTCGGCCTCGTTCGCCCACGACGTCTACGCCAGCGTTCTCAAGAGTCACAAGGTGACCGAGGAGGAGCAGGTCAAGGTCTCTCGCATCACCGCGGTGGTACTCGGTGTCGCCGCGATCGGGCTCGGCATCCTGGCCAACGGCCAGAACGTCGCGTTCCTGGTGGCGCTTGCCTTCGCGGTGGCGGCCTCGGCCAACCTGCCGACGATCGTGTACTCCCTGTACTGGAAGCGGTTCAACACCCGCGGCGCCCTGTGGAGCATGTACGGCGGATTGATCAGCTGCCTGGTGCTGATCGTCTTCTCGCCGGCCGTCTCGGGCAACAAGACCGCGATGATCCCCGGTGCGAACTTCGACTGGTTCCCGCTGGCCAACCCCGGCATCGTGTCGATTCCGCTGGCGTTCGTCCTCGGTGTCGTCGGAACGCTGACGTCGAAGGACGCCGGCGATCCGGAGATCAACGCGGAGATGGAAGTCCGGTCGCTGACCGGGGTGGGCGCGGAGAAGGCCACGCACCACTAGCGCCGAGCAGACACAAACTCGGGCTTCGGACGACCGATCCGCCCGAGTTTGTGTCTGCTCGCCAGGAATGTGCACAGCGCGCTCGCGTTGACTATTCGCATGGCATCCACCCGCACATCGTTCGCCTTCGCCCTGTTGGCCTACGCGTTCGCCGCGGTCATGGTGGGCACCACGCTGCCGACTCCGCTGTACGCGCTCTACTCCGATCAGATGCACTTCGCAGTCCTGACGACGACGGTCATCTACGCCACCTACGCCGGCGGGGTGTTGTTCGCGCTGCTGGTGTTCGGCGGCTGGTCCGACGCCATCGGCCGACGGCCGGTGCTGCTGGCCGGTGTCGGTGCAGCGCTGGCCAGTGCGGTGATGTTCCTGTTCGCGGACTCGGTGCCCGAGCTTCTGGTGGGCCGGGTGCTCTCCGGGTTGTCGGCGGGTGTCTTCACCGGCACCGCCACCGCGGCGGTCATCGAAGCCGCGCCGCCCAGCTGGCGGACCCGCGCGGCGGCGGTGGCGACGATCGCCAACATCGGCGGCCTCGGCACGGGACCCATCCTGGCCGGCATCCTGGCGCAGTACGCGCCGAGCCCGCTGAAGCTCACCTACCTCGTCCACATCGGGTTGATGGTGCTGGCCGCTGTCGCGATCCTGTCGGTGCCCGAGACGTCGAGCCGCACCGGAAAGCTCGGCCTGCAACGGCTTTCGGTGCCGCCCGAGGTGCGGTCGGTGTTCATCACCGCCGCGCTGGCCGCCTTCGCCGGTTTTGCCGTCACGGGGTTGTTCACCTCGGTGGCGCCGTCGCTGCTGACCAACGTCATCGGGATCGGCAATCATGCGCTGGCCGGCTTGATGGCCGGCTCGATCTTCGGCGCCTCGGCGATCGCGCAGATCGCCGGAACTCGTATCGAACCGCAGCGTGCGGTTGCACTGGGCTGCGCCATCCTGGCAGTCGGCATGGGCATTCTGGTTGTCGCCCTGCACTATTCGTCACTGCCCGGCCTGATCGCCGCGGCCGTGGTGGCCGGCGCCGGCCAAGGCATCAGCTTCAGCCGCGGCTTGGCGGCGGTCGCCGAACGCACTCCGGCGGAGCGGCGGGCCGAGGTCAGCTCCACCTACTTCGTGGTGGCCTACATCGCGATTTCGATCCCGGTGATCGGAGAGGGTTTCGCCGCACAGGCGTGGGGGCTGCGCACCGGCGGCACCGTGTTCGCGGTCGCGGTCGGGGTGCTCGCCCTGGTCTGTCTCGCAGCCATCCTCTGGCAGGAATCACGCCCGGCGGCAGAGCTTTCCGAGCATGCCGCCGGCTAGCCGCTCTTACGGCGGAATTCCCGCCGGTTCTCCACCGGGCCGTGCGAGCGGGGCTGCTTGGGGCCGCTGTCCGTGTGCGCTGATCCGCCCGCCGACTTCGCCTTCTTACGCTCCAGCGCCTCACGGAACTTGCGCTTGTTGTCGTCCTGCGGTTCGGACTCTGATTCGGCCATGCGGTCAGACTAACCCGTTGGTCAGCGGATGCCGGGCGGCATTCCGTAGAGGTGCGAGATCGGCAGCTTCAGAAGGACCCGACGGTCGGTGACCATGGCACGTCGATAGTCGTCCCAGTCCGGATGCTCACCGGCGACGTTGCGATACAGCGCCACGAGAGCTTCGACGGTGTCATCGTGTGGTTCGGCTGCGGGCGGGCTGAGGATCGCGTTGCCGTCGGCGACCGCATAGGACCAGCCGTCGTCGGAGGACACCAGGATCGAGGCGCGCGGGTCGCGGCGCAGATTGCGCGTCTTGGCGCGCGGTTCGGTGATGGAGACTTCGACGACGAGATTGCGCCGGTCGAAGTGATACGTCACGTTGGACAGCTGCGGGCGGCCGTCTCGTTTGATGGTCGCGAGCACGCCCAGTGAGTTGCCCGCGATCACCGCCAGCAGTTTGTCGTCGAACACCTGACGGGACATCCCCCGAGCCTACGTCGCTAGCATCGAGAACATGACCCGCTACGCGGCTTTCCTGCGCGGTGTGAACGTGAGCGGAACGACGATGAAGATGGCCGACGTCGCCGCCGCCTTCACCGACACCGGCTTCAAGAACGTCAAGACCATCCTCGCCAGCGGCAACGTGTTGCTCGACAGCGGTGCCGCCGCCAAGACGGTGCGTACGAAAGCCGAAGCGGCACTTCGGGATGCGTTCGGATATGAAGCCTGGGTGCTGGTCTACGACCTCGAGACGCTGCGCGCCATCGCCGACGGCTATCCATTCGAACCCGAGGTCGAGGGCTATCACTCGTACGTGACGTTCGTCAGCGATCCGGCCATCCTCGACGAGCTGGCCGATCTGGCCGGCGAGGCCGGACCCGACGAGAAGATCGAACGCGGTGACGGTGTCCTCTACTGGCAGGTCCCCAAGTCCTCGACGCTGGACTCGGCCGTCGGTAAGACGATGGGTAAGAAGCGCTACAAATCGTCGACCACCACGCGCAACTTGCGCACTCTGGCGAAGGTATTGACATGACAACGGAAAAGATCGACGCCAGTCAGCTCGGCGGTGTCTCCGAAACCGCGCTGCTGACGCTCAACGGACGCGCCTACCAGGCGAGTCTGCCGGGCGCGATCCTGCGCGACCCGATGGCGATCAAGGTCGTCGACTCCATCGACTTCGACTTCGACAAGTTCGGCCGTAAGGGCCAGGAAATGGCGCTGCGCTCACTGGCGGTCGACTCCTGCGCGGTGAACTATCTGCGCACGCACCCGCAGGCCACCGTCGTCGCGCTGGCCGAAGGCTTCCAGACCAG contains the following coding sequences:
- a CDS encoding DUF2510 domain-containing protein, which translates into the protein MYDRPVQPGWYPDPNGIPGLRWFDGEQWTPNFSGAQQGPAPSQAVAEKPKDRNPLFLFLAGLSALPTAFFGWAYYESQATISGILFLFCFAWTYCWWKMSDRYR
- a CDS encoding recombinase family protein; this encodes MSSAPRALVGARVSVVQGPQKVSHLAQIETATNWAISKGYNIVGTFEDLGVSAEKRPEDRPDLGPWLTPEGAAQWDVIVWSKMDRAFRSTRHCVDFARWAEEQHKVVAFADDGLTLDYRPKRPGAVKGIDEMMAELFVYLGSFFAQLELNRFKTRAQDSHRALRGMDRWASGVPPLGFKVVDHPSGKGRGLATDEVGKELLHEMARRLLDGWSFIRIAAWLNEQGVLTNMDRARAAAGKPPKARPWNVNVVIDGLTSPRTQGFKMTGRGKHARTVLDSEGDPIRMAPPTFDDATWAQIQKAAQLRKIGRRNPSRSANPVLGVAFCGCTGCPACGVTEGICGASLAQQHTKNRSGGEDYRYYRCGRTPLNCNGVTAKAEDVDFQLAHEFTYFRGDEPMTRKVFVPGEDRSAELEQVNATIERLRMESDAGLLTTPEDERMWLERMKAQVAKRDQLAATPSRAAGWAIEETGQTKADAWKAADESERRQLYLDAGLRYLLCRKGERSYFDRSYDG
- a CDS encoding DUF732 domain-containing protein gives rise to the protein MRRVIAPAVAAVATALALAGTAHAIPDQGTPEFDLYMQGLARNGYNLNPDTAWRVAHQACIGGIPGYIGLELAAQGVIGPGAQERVFDVARKYACPVQ
- a CDS encoding sensor histidine kinase; translation: MSGAVALALAVALAAVALIVGAIAVLTRSVVTTPAERTVHAALHTASLAARSLRKGLDADSATGAAPHLRGLTGSDGVALYDGDTGLLALDPLGDALWTPAILEVCHHTARDAISGQRRVLARDQTPAVVAQPLLDDDGTVIGVLVVVNTAEPSPGMLGAVAEVARYAASQLELAELDASRARLDRAEVLALRAQISPHFIYNALNTIASFVRTDPDRARDLILEFADFTRYSFRSAGPYTVLADELRNIDRYLTLERARFGPNLSVTLQIAPEVLTVVVPFLALQPLVENAVRHGLAGRQGGSIEIIAHNEGSDCVISVEDDGVGMDPDALRSGHGDVLGDGEQTAHVGLSNVDHRLRAAFGNDYGLVVETAPGAGTKVIMRVPKFRAGVHV
- a CDS encoding LytR/AlgR family response regulator transcription factor, whose amino-acid sequence is MAVQLWVLAVDDEAPALDELTYLLGEHPDVAEVTGAGDSTSALRIINERTVDAIFLDINMPGLSGLELASVLGNFAHPPAVVFVTAHDDKALAAFEVGALDYLLKPIRKERLDEAVRRVVSARAAEPAPPADEPQADTIPVELGGVTQLVRCDTIGWVEAEGDYARLHAASGSHLVRIPLSTLEDRWRSRGFQRVHRSYLVALNMVTGLRTSGASTMVRLRANGASAPVELPVSRRQARELRDRLIRDPMRTFRPGTADD
- a CDS encoding cation acetate symporter, with amino-acid sequence MSGSTATALTAGGLLAAAVATVAVGAYGIRLSRTTSDFLVASRTVGPRWNAAAISGEYLSAASFLGVAGLIAKYGADALWYPVGFTAGYLGLLLFVSAPLRRSGAYTVPDFAEFRLGSPRVRRVAMLVVVTVCIFYLVPQYQGAGLALKTLLGVPVWIGPLAVGGIVIANVVGGGMRSITFVQAFQYWLKLTAVAVPALALLIHFGHEHPALGGPLPPTVDQPTAVSIDTDVVVTVADPAGVTVSGPTHSGALHSPGQYSLQKGTTLTLAAGAQTPVVVGAPASGSAWIVSGGGLGGKHPLYQVFSIMVATFLGAMGLPHVLVRFYTNPDGRAARRTALSVIALLSLFYLFPVLLGVFARLYVPQLLITGKADASVLLLPSATIAGLPGELLGALVAAGAIAAFLATSSGLLVSIAGALSTDVLRGRVRDFRIVALIAGLIPIPLSLVAPVLELSRGVGLAFAVAASTLCPLLVLGIWWRGLTATGAIAGLVVGALASGLAILISITGWVDDDVLGGWLTTLIGYPAAITVPLAFATMVLVSRVTRSDVPPDVARIFARMHVPERLGMGLERVPRG
- a CDS encoding DUF485 domain-containing protein → MSTTDLPPRETHPSGAQYLAMQASPEFQELRRTLRRFVFPTTAFFLIWYATYVLLGAFAHDFMAVKVWGNINVGLLIGLGQFVTTFLITGLYVRFANRELDPRAEAIRTEMEGAAK